In Nasonia vitripennis strain AsymCx chromosome 2, Nvit_psr_1.1, whole genome shotgun sequence, a genomic segment contains:
- the LOC100120069 gene encoding structural maintenance of chromosomes protein 4 — protein sequence MSSEKQPNNKDSDDEMEVDAPQQEAEDSGDDDNGWRVADDIYIPPPPQIFGEYDTKGPRLMIVKIMATNFKSYAGTIEIGPFHKCFSSIVGPNGNGKSNAIDSMLFVFGYRANKIRTKKVAELIHNSNEHPNCSSCTVAVHFQQIIDKPGQDYDVVPNSEFVISRTAFRDSTAFYELNGKKVQFKQIAQLLRSHHVDLDHNRFLILQGEVEQIALMKPKGQNEGDTGMLEFLEDIIGTKRYKEPLEKLFQRVEMLSEVREEKMRRLKVVEKAKSELEGPMQEAVQYLKAENTIVKLQHKYYQSKRHETSEQLTTEEEGKKELDEDYNKLMEEMKNVQKEKDEKTKDFKEKSKKWDKLQQQKDTLSAKFDEIRKKDEALFAESVATNKRRKDNISTVKNEKAKLEDLQRLPAKNAKDIEECERLQEKYLAEREKEEAALATLMSGLKEKTEPLMKKRSKLEKELVSQRKDVDEAKSTYDIAKSKLDLYTSEEQSEKNKLERLQESVKITSERLAECKTKLVKIEPKIPATEKSLQGAQHELNELKTRENEANMRLRNTRVKFDEQKSAMNDGRSRNHILNSLMREKREGRLPGIFGRLGDLGAIDAKFDVAVSTACGPLDNIVVDTVDTATKCIQYLRDNNIGRATFIALEKQQRFAQQCREKIRTPENVHRLFDLIKVEDERVLPAFYYALQNTLVANDIDQASRIAYGAQRHRVVTLKGELIETSGTMSGGGRQVARGRMGQKVARSEPTAHDIEKLQKELDLVFEEYNQIKAKQPPLENQIHTLSMALKDMVMDRDKLKVEINQLSVEEPNLRKQLKEQEKKALSSICDPAKVRQLTKVVEEADKKLKTAAEGSKETEDEVSRINQEIEEISGGRVKEQQKKIATLTKNIDKTKGEICRLQVAIKTAERNAKKIEQRIETLEEEIKNCEQRIRDIQKEKSEFEQVGKEIMDELKTLNEELAERDELAGTLKTELEKLQSREGKMKAVKIDLDQKLSEKNKVLKELQQRVPELTRSIQSLKLQEIPNEEKETLTELTKEELDELDSKAIAAQVHKAKEKLPKEIPNMQIIEQYKEQNDLYIKRSEKLQKITEERNKMRETYNVAVRKRMQEFNDGFNLITGKLKEMYRMITLGGDAELELVDSLDPFSEGIVFSVRPPKKSWKYIQNLSGGEKTLSSLALVFALHHYKPTPVYFMDEIDAALDFKNVSIVASYIKERTKNAQFIVISHRSDMFELADYLVGIYKIFNCSKCAVLDVKKFNLKVGIAETNNNQNNRETRPQFFSQPNPVIQALNANTDNRTSELAPPRPPVIPATCPENINRPVENNDANENQENENEANLSLRLGDVSLPATPVKTPAPSKKRKADKTPTPTRQKSSRKSVEKELQQVSEALENIQSKVTKTPLVAERPLRRTPRNLKKEKTSDEPASEGASLRKRRRQ from the exons ATGAGTTCTGAAAAGCAGCCAAACAATAAGGACTCCGATGATGAGATGGAGGTTGATGCTCCACAACAGGAAGCGGAGGACAGTGGGGACGATGACAATGGTTGGAGGGTAGCTGATGATATATACATTCCACCTCCACCGCAGATTTTTGGAGAATATGATACAAAGGGACCAAGGTTAATGATTGTCAAAATAATGGCAACCAATTTCAAAAGTTACGCTGGCACGATTGAGATTGGGCCATTTCATAAG tGCTTCTCATCTATTGTTGGACCAAATGGAAATGGCAAAAGTAATGCAATAGATTCTATGCTTTTTGTGTTCGGTTATCGTGCCAATAAGATCAGAACAAAGAAAGTTGCTGAACTTATTCATAATTCCAATGAACACCCAAATTGTTCCAGTTGCACAGTTGCAGTTCATTTTCAACAAATCATAGATAAG CCAGGGCAAGATTATGATGTTGTGCCAAACAGTGAGTTTGTGATTTCAAGAACAGCATTTCGGGACAGTACTGCATTTTATGAGCTTAATGGAAAGAAAGTACAGTTTAAGCAAATTGCACAATTGTTGCGATCTCATCATGTGGATCTGGATCATAACAGATTCTTAATTTtacaa GGAGAAGTAGAGCAAATAGCTTTAATGAAACCCAAAGGTCAAAATGAAGGAGATACTGGGATGTTGGAATTTCTCGAAGATATCATTGGTACTAAACGATATAAGGAGccattagaaaaattatttcaaagaGTAGAGATGCTCTCTGAAGTGCGCGAAGAGAAAATGCGTCGGCTGAAAGTTGTTGAAAAGGCCAAATCAGAATTAGAAGGACCTATGCAAGAGGCTGTTCAGTATTTAAAAGCAGAAAATACTATAGTTAAATTACAgcataaatattatcaatcCAAAAG ACATGAAACTTCAGAACAATTGACTACAGAAGAAGAAGGTAAAAAAGAGTTGGACGAAGACTATAATAAGCTTATggaagaaatgaaaaatgtgcagaaggaaaaagatgaaaaaacGAAAGATTTTAAAGAGAAGTCAAAAAAGTGGGACAAGCTGCAACAACAAAAAGACACTTTATCGGCTAAGTTTGacgaaataagaaaaaaagatgaaGCACTATTTGCCGAATCGGTAGCCACGAATAAAAGACGAAAAGACAACATAAGCACTGTTAAAAAT gaAAAAGCTAAACTTGAAGATTTGCAAAGACTACCGGCCAAAAATGCAAAGGACATCGAAGAATGTGAGCGTCTTCAAGAGAAGTACTTGGCAGAACGAGAAAAAGAGGAAGCTGCTTTGGCAACGCTAATGAGTGgactaaaagaaaaaactgaaCCCCTAATGAAAAAACGTTCAAAACTCGAAAAAGAACTAGTATCACAAAGAAAAGACGTGGACGAGGCCAAATCGACGTATGATATTGCCAAATCGAAGTTAGACCTTTATACATCAGAGGAGCAGAGCGAGAAGAACAAATTGGAGAGATTACAGGAGTCAGTGAAAATAACAAGCGAGAGGTTGGCCGAGTGCAAAACAAAACTAGTTAAAATAGAGCCTAAGATTCCGGCGACGGAGAAGAGTTTACAAGGAGCTCAGCACGAGTTGAACGAGCTCAAAACTCGCGAAAACGAAGCTAACATGCGGCTGAGGAACACGCGGGTGAAGTTCGACGAGCAAAAGTCAGCGATGAATGATGGCAGGTCCAGAAATCATATACTCAATTCGCTCatgcgagagaagcgagaaggTCGTCTGCCCGGTATTTTTGGAAGATTG gGTGACCTTGGCGCGATTGATGCCAAATTCGACGTAGCTGTCTCAACGGCTTGCGGACCTCTAGACAACATTGTTGTTGATACTGTTGATACGGCTACTAAGTGCATTCAGTATCTGCGTGACAATAATATTGGTCGTGCTACCTTTATCGCCTTGGAGAAACAGCAACGTTTCGCTCAACAGTGCCGTGAAAAAATACGCACACCCGAGAACGTTCACAGGCTATTTGACCTGATCAAAGTCGAAGATGAGCGAGTGCTACCTGCCTTCTATTATGCACTACAGAATACTCTTGTAGCGAATGATATAGATCAGGCCAGTCGGATTGCCTATGGAGCTCAGCGTCATCGAGTTGTCACGTTGAAG GGTGAGTTAATCGAGACATCGGGTACGATGAGCGGTGGTGGACGTCAAGTAGCAAGAGGGCGCATGGGTCAGAAAGTCGCTCGAAGCGAACCCACGGCTCATGACATAGAAAAACTCCAAAAAGAGTTAGACTTGGTGTTTGAAGAATATAATCAAATCAAAGCCAAACAGCCACCCTTAGAAAACCAAATACATACACTTAGCATGGCTTTAAAAGATATGGTTATGGATAGGGACAAGTTGAAAGTAGAGATCAATCAGCTCAGCGTAGAAGAACCCAATTTACGCAAGCAACTGAAGGAACAAGAGAAGAAGGCCCTCTCGTCTATCTGCGATCCAGCTAAGGTTCGACAGCTGACGAAAGTTGTTGAAGAAGCCGATAAGAAGCTTAAAACTGCTGCGGAAGGTTCCAAGGAAACGGAGGACGAAGTTTCTAGGATAAACCAGGAGATAGAGGAGATATCCGGTGGCCGAGTCAAAGAACAGCAGAAGAAGATCGCAACTCTGACGAAAAACATTGACAAGACCAAGGGAGAAATCTGCAGGCTGCAAGTAGCTATCAAGACCGCCGAAAGAAACGCTAAAAAAATAGAGCAACGAATTGAAACTTTGGAGGAGGAAATTAAGAATTGCGAGCAAAGGATTCGCGATATTCAAAAGGAGAAATCAGAGTTCGAACAGGTTGGCAAAGAAATAATGGACGAGCTAAAGACGCTAAATGAGGAGTTGGCGGAGAGAGACGAACTAGCTGGAACACTGAAAACGGAATTGGAGAAGCTGCAGTCTCGGGAGGGCAAGATGAAGGCTGTGAAAATTGACCTAGACCAAAAACTAagcgaaaaaaacaaagtgctaaAAGAACTGCAACAACGCGTACCAGAGTTAACAAGGTCAATACAGAGCTTAAAACTTCAAGAGATTCCCAACGAAGAAAAGGAAACGCTGACGGAGCTGACGAAAGAAGAGCTTGATGAGTTGGACAGCAAGGCTATTGCAGCTCAAGTGCACAAGGCCAAGGAGAAGCTCCCTAAGGAGataccaaatatgcagataatTGAACAATACAAGGAGCAGAACGacttatacataaaaagatCCGAGAAACTGCAAAAGATTACGGAAGAAAGGAACAAAATGCGCGAGACGTATAATGTAGCGGTACGAAAACGGATGCAAGAGTTCAACGACGGTTTTAATCTTATCACTGGCAAACTGAAGGAGATGTATcgaatgattaccttaggtgGCGATGCTGAGTTGGAACTCGTGGATTCTTTGGATCCGTTCAGCGAAGGTATCGTATTTAGTGTGCGACCGCCCaaaaaatcttggaaatataTACAGAATCTGAGTGGTGGTGAAAAAACTCTCAGCTCATTGGCCCTCGTATTCGCCCTACATCACTACAAGCCCACGCCGGTCTACTTTATGGATGAAATCGACGCcgctttggattttaaaaatgtatcaatTGTCGCGAGCTATATTAAAGAACGCACGAAAAATGCCCAGTTCATCGTCATTTCGCATAGATCGGACATGTTCGAACTTGCGGATTACCTCGTTggcatttacaaaatatttaactGCAGTAAATGTGCAGTACTCGATGTCAAAAAGTTCAATTTGAAGGTCGGAATAGCTGAGACCAACAACAATCAAAACAATCGTGAGACAAGACCGCAGTTCTTCTCGCAGCCAAACCCAGTTATTCAAGCGCTTAATGCCAATACCGATAATCGAACGTCTGAGCTTGCTCCACCACGACCTCCAGTAATTCCTGCTACTTGTCCGGAGAACATTAATAGGCCAGTCGAAAATAATGATGCTAATGAAAATCAGGAGAACGAAAATGAAGCTAATTTAAGTTTGAG attaGGGGACGTGAGCTTACCAGCCACACCAGTGAAGACACCGGCACCttcaaaaaagagaaaagcggATAAAACACCGACGCCAACGCGACAAAAGTCTTCGCGGAAAAGCGTCGAAAAGgaattgcagcaagtttccGAGGCTCTCGAAAACATACAGTCAAAGGTAACAAAAACACCGTTAGTAGCCGAAAGACCACTAAGGAGAACGccaagaaatttgaaaaaggagaaaacCTCTGATGAACCAGCAAGTGAAGGAGCTTCGCTACGAAAACGTCGGCGACAATGA
- the GstT1 gene encoding glutathione S-transferase T1 — protein MVLKLYFDFLSQPSRALYILLKTCDIPFEPHILKIALGEHQTEEYEKINPFARLPAIEHDGFKLIESVGIARYLCREFKVPDHWYSASSIQQAKIDEYLEWQHLNTRLYCSRYFTSIVVYAMIRQRAPPPEKEKHFRKDVINCLDTIENVWLKDNRAFIVGDKVSIADIFAACEIEQLRMTEIDPRIGRPKMTAWLDRVATETAPHYALAHRGIDDVATKLKGRQPHTCNFGDIFS, from the exons ATGGTCTTGAAGTTGTACTTCGATTTCTTGTCGCAACCCTCGAGAGCTTTGTACATACTTTTGAAAACTTGCGACATACCTTTCGAGCCGCACATTCTCAAGATAGCTTTGGGAGAGCATCAAACTGAGGAGTACGAGAAAATAAATCCCTTCGCAAGGCTTCCGGCTATCGAACACGATGGATTTAAGCTCATCGAGAG TGTTGGGATCGCCCGATACTTATGCCGCGAATTCAAAGTGCCGGACCACTGGTATTCAGCGTCATCGATACAGCAGGCAAAAATAGACGAGTACTTGGAATGGCAACACCTCAACACGCGCCTCTATTGCTCTCGATATTTCACGTCTATC GTCGTTTATGCTATGATAAGACAACGCGCACCACCTCCcgaaaaagagaaacactTCAGAAAGGACGTGATCAATTGCTTGGATACTATAGAGAACGTGTGGTTGAAGGATAATCGGGCTTTCATTGTCGGGGATAAAGTCAGCATTGCTGATATATTTGCTGCATGTGAAATCGAACAGCTAA GAATGACTGAAATCGACCCTCGAATAGGCAGGCCAAAGATGACCGCTTGGCTCGACAGAGTAGCAACGGAAACTGCGCCACATTATGCTTTGGCTCATCGAGGCATCGACGATGTCGCTACAAAATTAAAGGGCAGACAGCCTCACACCTGCAATTTTGGGGATATTTTTTCGTGA
- the GstT2 gene encoding glutathione S-transferase T2, with the protein MSVKFYMDLMSQPSRALYIFMKTTNIPFEKKVTSLKNGENYKDGFEKISPFNKLPVIQHNGFNLTESVAIVRYLAREFNVEDHWYPKDSKAQAKVDEYLEWQHLNTRLHCASYFAVKFLWPIIKGQHIEPKTVVEHEARMIECLDQIENIWLKDNKPFLVGDRITVADLFGACEIEQPRVGGFNPREGRPVLTAWLDRVAKETAPYYEEAHSPMNKVTERNAKQSKL; encoded by the exons ATGAGTGTAAAGTTTTACATGGACTTGATGTCGCAACCCTCGAGGGCACTGTacatatttatgaaaacaacAAATATACCTTTTGAGAAAAAAGTCACGAGTCTTAAGAATGGCGAGAATTATAAAGACGGATTCGAGAAGATCAGTCCATTTAACAAACTCCCAGTCATCCAACACAATGGCTTCAATCTTACCGAGAG TGTGGCGATCGTGCGGTACCTCGCACGCGAGTTCAATGTCGAGGACCACTGGTACCCGAAGGATTCCAAGGCCCAAGCCAAGGTCGACGAGTACCTCGAGTGGCAACACCTCAACACGAGGCTTCACTGTGCCTCCTATTTCGCAGTGAAG TTCCTGTGGCCGATTATCAAAGGACAACACATCGAACCAAAAACTGTGGTCGAACACGAGGCTCGTATGATCGAGTGTCTGGACCAGATCGAGAACATTTGGCTGAAAGATAATAAGCCGTTTTTAGTCGGAGACAGGATCACCGTTGCCGATTTATTTGGTGCCTGTGAAATCGAGCAGCCGA GAGTAGGCGGATTTAACCCTCGGGAAGGACGACCCGTACTGACGGCCTGGCTCGACCGAGTTGCCAAAGAGACAGCGCCGTACTACGAGGAGGCGCACTCGCCGATGAACAAGGTCACCGAGAGAAACGCGAAGCAGAGCAAATTGTGA
- the GstT3 gene encoding glutathione S-transferase T3 isoform X1, with translation MSLKLHYDLLSQPARALYIFLKSCDIPFESNVINLAKREHLQPGYEKINPLRKIPALEHNGFKLTESVAILRYLCREFKVDDHWYPKDSRAQARVDEYLTWQHLNARRPLTTYFRLKYLLPLITGKPTKADKLLELEGEMIESLDLFENIWLKDKPFLAGDKISIADLLGASEVEQPRYAGYDPRDDRPKLTAWLDRVSRETSPFYQEAHANLNEVANKYG, from the exons ATGAGTTTAAAACTTCACTACGATCTGCTGTCTCAACCAGCACGGGCtctgtatatttttttgaaaagctGCGACATACCGTTCGAATCAAACGTCATCAATTTAGCGAAACGCGAACACTTGCAGCCAGGATACGAAAAAATTAATCCTCTTCGTAAAATCCCTGCGCTGGAACATAATGGGTTCAAACTAACCGAGAG CGTGGCGATTCTTCGATACCTGTGCCGCGAATTCAAAGTCGATGATCACTGGTACCCAAAAGATTCCAGAGCCCAAGCCAGAGTGGACGAGTACCTGACCTGGCAACACTTAAATGCACGACGTCCTCTTACTACGTACTTTCGGTTAAAG TATTTACTACCACTTATAACAGGAAAACCAACAAAAGCCGACAAGCTTTTGGAACTGGAAGGCGAGATGATTGAAAGTCTGGatctgtttgaaaatatttggcTGAAAGATAAACCTTTTTTGGCAGGGGATAAAATAAGTATCGCTGATCTCTTAGGCGCTAGCGAAGTTGAGCAGCCaa GATATGCTGGATATGATCCTCGAGACGATCGTCCCAAACTGACCGCGTGGTTGGATCGAGTTTCCAGAGAAACTTCGCCTTTCTATCAAGAAGCTCATGCGAATCTCAACGAAGTGGCTAACAAATACGgataa